Within the Salinibacterium sp. TMP30 genome, the region ATCGTCAACACGATGGGCTAGCTCAGCACGGGCCACATCGTTTACGCGATGCGGCTCCCGCGGCTCAGCCTGGCTGCTGGCGTTGTGGTACGAAACCACGCGCCGGCCAGCAGAGCACCGGCAAGTACGAGGTGTGTTGCAAGCCCTACGGCCCATCCGGGAGTCGTGGATTCGATAATGTCTCGCGCATTCGAATACTCGGAAGACGGCTGCTCGGGCTGTCCGACGACACACACAGTGCTTTCATAACCGGCACTCTGGGGCAGTTGGGTCATACGTGCCGACAACTTGAAGTATCCGAACAGGTCGGTCGGCTGGTCATTCTGGTCGTAGGCGGTAGGCACCGCATCGGCCAAGATCACGTAAGGATTGGCGACGAGAGCGCCCCAGAACAAATCGAAGCGCGGGGTTTGATACTCGTATTCCTCGGGTGTCGAACACTGTGTCGGAATTCCGTCGGCGTTGTATTCCGTGCCATAGCTGAAGACCGATTTTGCGGTTGTTTGGAGCGCAAGGCCGCCCAGCGTAAACGCAATCAGGGTGCCAACGCTGAGTGCAGCCACCACAAGATACGTCACAACAATCGAAAACAAGGGGCGCGTCATCAGCCCAGAAAGCCCCACACCGACGGCGGCAACGACACCCAGCTCGACCGCCAATACGATGACCGAAACAACAATCGTGCTCACCCGAAGCTGACCGACAATCGCGGCGTAGATGAGAAACGGAATCGCAGCGATCAAGAAGGCGAGCGCGGTAATCCACGCCGAGAGAAACTTACCCATGATCAGTTGGCCGGTCGTGATGAGCGTCACCTGCGTGGTGGCAAGAGTTCCCGCATCCCGATCACCATTGATGGCGTTGCCGCTGAGGGCAGGCGCAACAAGAGTGCCCAACAGCAGCACGAAGTAGATGATGGTGGAATACACGCCACCACCACCGTCATTGGGGCTGCCGAAGCCGTTGAGGGCAAACGACAGCAGCACCGTGACGATCAGAATCAGGCCCACAAACACCCCGAGCAGGATGAACCAGCTGACGGTACGCACGCGTTGGCGCAATTCGAGCGAAAGAATTACTCCGACACCGGAGAAGAATGCGGTCATTTCGAGTCCTCGGCGCTCAAGTCGATAAAAGTGTGTTCGAGGTCGCCGACAGCAGGAGCAAAAGTGCTGATCGCGACCCCCGCTCCCACCAAGCGAGCAAGCAGGGCGGATGCCGCAGCTTCGCCTTCGAGAGCAACAAGCAGCTCGGTGCGGTCGGTTGCAATCGCATCCTCGTCGATGCCGTCGGCAACAAGTGCCGCGCGCAGTGCCACCACATCACTCGAGCGGATGCGCCACGGTCGAGCACTGGCGCGACTGCGCGCAAGTGCCTCAGCTGACGCCGTCACTCCCTTGGAGATGTAGACGGCACCGTCGGCCATCTCATCGAGTTCGGAGAGTACGTGGCTCGACACCAACAGGGTTTTGCCTTCAGAGGCGAGACGCCGCACCAGAATTCGCAGATCGGCGCGAGCAACCGGGTCGAGACCCGACGCTGGCTCATCGAGCAGCAGCACGTCGGGCTCATGCACGAGAGCGCGGGCCAGGCTCAATCGCTGCTTCTGGCCCCGCGAGAGTACGCGCGTTGGGCTGTCGGCAAGCTCAGGCAGATCAACAAGAGTGATGAGTTCTGCCGCGCGCGCTGCTGCGGCAGATTTATCCATTGCGTACATGCGCGCCGTGTAGATGAGGGTGTCACGAACGCTGAGGCTCGACCACGAGCCGAGCACGTCGGGCATCCATCCCAGCCGCGCGCGAACCGCAGCAGTCTCGGTGACAGGATCATGACCAGAAATGCGGATGCTGCCAACATCCGGCTTCAACAGCGAAGCCAGCATGAGCATGAGCGTGGTCTTGCCCGAACCGTTGGGCCCGATCAGCCCGGTGACGGTGCCCGGTTCAGCGATAAAGCTTGCGTCGCGCACGGCGTGCACTTCGCCGAATGATCGCCCGACATGCTCAACGGCGATGCCGCTCTGGGCCACACCGCTGGGTTCTGGTTCGATGTGCGCTGTCTCAACTGACGTCATGGGGTTGAGCATAACTTACAAATGGGCTGCACACGATCGCCCCAATCAGGAGTGCACCAGAGCCTAAATGTAGATCGCGGGGTCGGTGTAGTTGAAGCTGTCGCGGGGAGCTTCGGTGCCCCGCTTGGGTCGCGCAACGGCGGGGACACCGACGAGTAGAGAATCGGCGGGCGCATCCGCAACCACGATGGCTCCGGCACCAACGACCGAGCCCGCGCCGATAGTGATATCGCCCAGAATCGCGGCCCCAGCCCCGACAACGATGTCACTGCCGAGAGTTGGATGCCGCTTGCCACCCTGAGAGCTCGTGCCACCCAAAGTGACACCGTGGTAGATGAGTACGTCATCGCCAACAATGGCGGTCTCACCAATGACGACACCAGACCCGTGGTCGATGATCACGCGGCGACCAAGCTGCGCTGCAGGATGGATCTCTACTCCGGTCAAGAAACGAACGAACTGGGAGACCACGCGGGCGAGGAAGTGCGCCCGCGCAGTCCACAACCAGTGGCTGAAGCGGTAACCCCACACCGCATGCATGCCCGAATAGGTCAGCCAGATCTCGAAAGCTCCGCGCGCTGCGGGGTCGCGCGTACGCACAGCAGCGATATCTTCACGGGTTCGAGGAAACAATAGGGCTATCCATCAGTTGAGGTGGGCAATGAATTGATAATTGCGACGCGCTGCAGCACGTGGGGCGAGCAGCAGCGCGCTAGTACACGGTGCTCTTAGTCGACGAGGTCTTCATAGAGCAAAGTCGAGAGGTAGCGCTCGCCGAAGCTCGCGATAATCACGACGATGGTCTTGCCGGCGTTCTCGGGGCGCTTAGCCAACTCGAGTGCTGCGTGCACTGTCGCTCCCGAGGAGATGCCAGCGAGGATGCCCTCTTCTGCTGCGAGACGACGGGCCATGGTTACCGACTGGGTGATGTTGACGTCGAGAACCTCGTCATACACATCGCGGTCAAGAATCTCTGGAACGAAGTTGGCGCCGATTCCTTGAATCTTGTGGGGACCAGGAGCGCCACCGTTGAGGATTGCGGACTCTTCTGGCTCAACGGCCACAACCTTGATTTCGGGGTTCTGCTCTTTGAGGAAGCTGCCGGCGCCGGTGATCGTTCCGCCGGTTCCGATTCCGGCGACGAAAATGTCGACGGTTCCGTCAGTGTCATTCCAAATCTCGGGGCCCGTGGTTGCGTGATGAATAGCAGGGTTCGCTGCGTTGGCGAACTGCTGGGCCGCGACTGCACCTTCAGTGTTGGCAACAATCTCGGCCGCCTTCTCAACAGCGCCACGCATTCCTTCGCCGGCGGGGGTTAAGACGAGTTCCGCACCAAAGGCGCGCAACAGCATCCGGCGTTCCTTACTCATGCTTTCGGGCATCGTGAGCACGACGCGGTAACCACGAGCCGCACCAACCATTGCCAGAGCGATACCGGTGTTGCCACTGGTGCCCTCAACGATGGTTCCGCCGGGCTTGAGCGCACCGGCTTTCTCGGCGGCATCGATGATGGCGACGCCGATGCGGTCCTTCACGCTTGCGGACGGGTTCTGAAACTCAAGCTTGGCCAGCACTGTCGCGCCAGCGCCCTTTGTTACGGAGTTGAGCTGAACCAACGGTGTGTTGCCGACAAGTTCGGTGACGTTGTTATAGATACGACTAGCCATGATTCAGGGGTTCCTTCGTAGGTAGGAGATCGATGGGAGCTTGCTCACCATAGTTACCAGCAATCTGTGCGCCAAATTTATTTCATCAAACTGGGTAACACGCGAAAGAGGGCCCCGCAGAACGGGACCCTCTTCGCGCTATTCGGCTAGCTGCCCGATGTCATCTAGAAGACGAACACCAGTCGTGGCCAGCTTAAACTCGACTCCACAGTGGCGTTACCGGAGTACTCGACCCAAATGAAGTGGATACCGCGGCTGAGCTTCGGCAGTTCCAGCGAAGCATTGCCGCGATTGTCTACCGTGCTCGTTCCGACAGCGGTGCGACCGTCATAGAAGGTCACCTCGCCAGCGGACGTGCCATCTTTACCAACCTTGACGCTGGCATCGACGGTGACCGAGCGGTTGCCCCACACGAACCAAGAGGAGAGGCTCGTGCTGACTCGCGACGAGATCTTCTCCACTGATTGGGCGTCCGATACAGCCACACCGTCTGAGAAACCGTCCTTGCTGGCCGTGACCTGCACGCTCAACTCGGTGCCGATGTCCTCGGTCGTGATGCGGTAGCGACGGTCGGTTGCATCGGCAATCGGCTCACCATCGCGCAGCCACTGGTAGCTGAACTCTGCCGAACGCTCACTCCACCGTCCCGGCATTGCCTTGACGGTCTTACCAACCTCAACCGTGCCTCGGATGCTCGGAGCACGAGTGTTCTCGATTGCTTCTGCCGTTGCGGTGACCTCGATCGGAACCGCAATCGCAGTATCCGTTCCCGGCACCGCTACGGTCAGCGCGAGCATGCCCGAAGGCACTCCAGCCGGGATCGTGATCGTCACTGTTGCGCGACCCTGCTCATCCGTCGTATCGACGATGGTGCGGTCGATTGTTGCCGAACCGAGCACGGTACCGTCAACCGATACTTCGACCGTGGTGGCATCTGATCCGCCACGGCTGAAGGTGAGCGACGACAGATCGAGCGTGACGTCGTCTCCGGGGTTGTAGCCGTCAGCATCCGGAGCCGAAACAACAGCACCAATAGCGCGCTGTTCGAACGGCGGCGAAGCTACCGGGGTCTCCTCGAAGTAGTCGACCATGGCCTGCAGGTCGACGCGTCCGGTGTCGGTCGGGTTCGCGCCCGCAGCGAGAGTAGCGAAGTTGTCGCCACCAGCCGCGAGGAAGGAGTTAGCAACCACTTTGTAGTTGGCTGCAGCATCCACCGGAACACCGTTGAGGTACATCGCAGTCACATGTGCACCCTGGCCCGCAGCGGGGTCATAGACGTACGTGAGTCCTTCAGAAACACCGAGCTTGAGGAACGGACGCTGAGCGCCAGCGGGCTGCCACTGCTCTTCAAGAACCTGCTTGAGCTGGGCACCCGTGAGTGTCAGCGTGACAAGAGTGTTCGCGAAGGGCTGCACGTTGGCTGCCTCACGGTAGGTCACATCACCGTCAGCGTCATTGGGCCCCGAGGATTCATAGACGAGGTCGGTACGCAAACCACCAGGGTTCATGAAGGCGATCTCTGCACCCGAATCGGATGCTGCCCAGAGCTGAACGTCAGCAACAAAGTTACCGAGTGTCGACTCTCCACCGCGGTTCTCCGGGAACGGGGTTCCCACTACCGGAGTCTGAACCGCACGGAACATGCTCGCCGAGATTTCGCCGACCTTGGCCGAACCCAACTCGTCAGCAACAGCGGTCGCTTCGTCAACGATTGCCTGCACAGCCAAGTCAGGCTCGAAGCCCTCAATGGGCAACACCTCGGCGCTGAAGGAGATGATCTCCTGCGTTGCCGGGTCAACCGTCAGGTCGAAGTGACCGTAGTTTGAGCCGTACTGTCCCGCCGAGATGACCAGTCGAGGGCGGTCCATACCGGGAATCGCGATCTCGTGGTCGTAGGCCAGGTGAGTGTGACCCGAAACGATTGCTTCAACCTTCGGGCTCAGGTCCGTGACGATCTTGCCAAAGTCCGAATCGTCAGTTGACGCCGCGATATCGGTGGATGCCGCACCCTCATGAACGAGCAAGACGAGTACGTCGGCTTCGCCGTTAGCGTCATTGCCGTCGGTGAGGTAGTCCGCAACGCGATCAACCTCGGTAACGATGCTGCGAATCTCCAGCGAGGCAATGCCAGCAGGGCTGACCAGCTCATTGAGGTCCTCGGTGACGGCACCAATGAATCCGACAGTCACGCCATCGAACTCCTGCAGGAAGTACTCGTCATAGGCCGGAGCGTTCGTAGCCCGGTCGTAGAGGTTCGCTGCAAGGTAGGGCCAGTCGGCGGCATCCAGGATGCGGTCGTCAACATCGGCGCGACCCTGATCGAATTCGTGGTTACCGAACGAACTCGTGGCGAGCCCAATTTCGTTGAGCACATCAATTGTGGGCTGATCGTTCTGGATAAACGACGTGAACGTGGATGCACCAAGGAAGTCACCGGCACCAACAAATGTTGTGTTCGGGTTCTGTGCCTCCCAGTAGTTCACCATTCCACCGAGCTGAGCTGCTCCAGGAATGCCGCGACCGGCTTCGATGCGACCGTGGAAGTCGTTCGTCGTCAGAATTTCGATCTCGACGGGCACCGCCTCAGTGCTGAGGCCGATGCTAATCGGATCGTGATCACTCGAGCGGAATACGGTTCCCGCTTCAGCTGCCGCATACGCGTAGCCACGGTCTGACCATTCTGGGGAGTTAATGTTCCAGACAGCAGCATCCGTCACGTGGTCGGCAAGCGACGGCGACACAATGATGTGGTCGAGTGATCCCAGTTCACCATCGAAGGTGTAGGTATATCGATCGTCGGTCGTGGCAGCAAGAGTGTCAACGTAGCCAGCCGAAGTGAACACCTGAACTGGGTCTTCTTCAGAGTAGGAGTTGAAGTCACCCACAAGAACAACCTGATCGCTCTTGGTTGGATCAGCCGAAATGCTGTCAACAAGCGCCTTCACCGCGGTGGCCTGCTCAACACGCTCAGTGTTGAACTTTCCCTGACCATCA harbors:
- the cysE gene encoding serine O-acetyltransferase, which codes for MFPRTREDIAAVRTRDPAARGAFEIWLTYSGMHAVWGYRFSHWLWTARAHFLARVVSQFVRFLTGVEIHPAAQLGRRVIIDHGSGVVIGETAIVGDDVLIYHGVTLGGTSSQGGKRHPTLGSDIVVGAGAAILGDITIGAGSVVGAGAIVVADAPADSLLVGVPAVARPKRGTEAPRDSFNYTDPAIYI
- the cysK gene encoding cysteine synthase A, which encodes MASRIYNNVTELVGNTPLVQLNSVTKGAGATVLAKLEFQNPSASVKDRIGVAIIDAAEKAGALKPGGTIVEGTSGNTGIALAMVGAARGYRVVLTMPESMSKERRMLLRAFGAELVLTPAGEGMRGAVEKAAEIVANTEGAVAAQQFANAANPAIHHATTGPEIWNDTDGTVDIFVAGIGTGGTITGAGSFLKEQNPEIKVVAVEPEESAILNGGAPGPHKIQGIGANFVPEILDRDVYDEVLDVNITQSVTMARRLAAEEGILAGISSGATVHAALELAKRPENAGKTIVVIIASFGERYLSTLLYEDLVD
- a CDS encoding ABC transporter permease — protein: MTAFFSGVGVILSLELRQRVRTVSWFILLGVFVGLILIVTVLLSFALNGFGSPNDGGGGVYSTIIYFVLLLGTLVAPALSGNAINGDRDAGTLATTQVTLITTGQLIMGKFLSAWITALAFLIAAIPFLIYAAIVGQLRVSTIVVSVIVLAVELGVVAAVGVGLSGLMTRPLFSIVVTYLVVAALSVGTLIAFTLGGLALQTTAKSVFSYGTEYNADGIPTQCSTPEEYEYQTPRFDLFWGALVANPYVILADAVPTAYDQNDQPTDLFGYFKLSARMTQLPQSAGYESTVCVVGQPEQPSSEYSNARDIIESTTPGWAVGLATHLVLAGALLAGAWFRTTTPAARLSRGSRIA
- a CDS encoding ABC transporter ATP-binding protein: MTSVETAHIEPEPSGVAQSGIAVEHVGRSFGEVHAVRDASFIAEPGTVTGLIGPNGSGKTTLMLMLASLLKPDVGSIRISGHDPVTETAAVRARLGWMPDVLGSWSSLSVRDTLIYTARMYAMDKSAAAARAAELITLVDLPELADSPTRVLSRGQKQRLSLARALVHEPDVLLLDEPASGLDPVARADLRILVRRLASEGKTLLVSSHVLSELDEMADGAVYISKGVTASAEALARSRASARPWRIRSSDVVALRAALVADGIDEDAIATDRTELLVALEGEAAASALLARLVGAGVAISTFAPAVGDLEHTFIDLSAEDSK
- a CDS encoding ExeM/NucH family extracellular endonuclease codes for the protein MTTITAPAALAADATATIADVQGTTASSPLVGSTVTVDGVVTADYRGASGYRGIVIQTPGSGGVSDATPGASDGIFLYLNNLNPAVAIGDKVSATGPVDERFGQTQLGAGATPATVELVTAAADLADADTVQATALDTSVVGNDREPFESMLVAPTGDYLVSSSHQLYNFGTLWLSPEELAVKSTETTDAGDAANAIAAANRASRIFLDDGYSIQISNGAHPGDQPYFSADTVVRNGDTVEFPANPYILSYGFDDWRLQPTVAINDSSAAEYRPTFASTNPREESAPVVGGDFKVSAFNVFNYFTTLTSEDPDARGADTAEEFAIQQSKIVAAINSLDADVVGLQEIENSIKLGGGLDEALMDLVGALNAAAGAGTWDYVRTPAALNDAAITDFITSAIIFKPASVTAVGDSFTAVDETVWDIAREPIAQTFESNGELITVIANHFKSKGGSGAEPADGQGKFNTERVEQATAVKALVDSISADPTKSDQVVLVGDFNSYSEEDPVQVFTSAGYVDTLAATTDDRYTYTFDGELGSLDHIIVSPSLADHVTDAAVWNINSPEWSDRGYAYAAAEAGTVFRSSDHDPISIGLSTEAVPVEIEILTTNDFHGRIEAGRGIPGAAQLGGMVNYWEAQNPNTTFVGAGDFLGASTFTSFIQNDQPTIDVLNEIGLATSSFGNHEFDQGRADVDDRILDAADWPYLAANLYDRATNAPAYDEYFLQEFDGVTVGFIGAVTEDLNELVSPAGIASLEIRSIVTEVDRVADYLTDGNDANGEADVLVLLVHEGAASTDIAASTDDSDFGKIVTDLSPKVEAIVSGHTHLAYDHEIAIPGMDRPRLVISAGQYGSNYGHFDLTVDPATQEIISFSAEVLPIEGFEPDLAVQAIVDEATAVADELGSAKVGEISASMFRAVQTPVVGTPFPENRGGESTLGNFVADVQLWAASDSGAEIAFMNPGGLRTDLVYESSGPNDADGDVTYREAANVQPFANTLVTLTLTGAQLKQVLEEQWQPAGAQRPFLKLGVSEGLTYVYDPAAGQGAHVTAMYLNGVPVDAAANYKVVANSFLAAGGDNFATLAAGANPTDTGRVDLQAMVDYFEETPVASPPFEQRAIGAVVSAPDADGYNPGDDVTLDLSSLTFSRGGSDATTVEVSVDGTVLGSATIDRTIVDTTDEQGRATVTITIPAGVPSGMLALTVAVPGTDTAIAVPIEVTATAEAIENTRAPSIRGTVEVGKTVKAMPGRWSERSAEFSYQWLRDGEPIADATDRRYRITTEDIGTELSVQVTASKDGFSDGVAVSDAQSVEKISSRVSTSLSSWFVWGNRSVTVDASVKVGKDGTSAGEVTFYDGRTAVGTSTVDNRGNASLELPKLSRGIHFIWVEYSGNATVESSLSWPRLVFVF